One Monomorium pharaonis isolate MP-MQ-018 chromosome 4, ASM1337386v2, whole genome shotgun sequence DNA segment encodes these proteins:
- the LOC118645379 gene encoding uncharacterized protein LOC118645379, with the protein MSASDDNINNINIQAYDKYASKKRLIKKRKLYGDTSNEDEPKKMRLKLPSNYIPQVGSGYVSDLQPKINKAITKPGSCESSDLNQADDTPNSDNTFDSNSLLEDDSSQELSDFSDNSCEEIQYSNTETQKATNCGHKQKSYKTVKEIPKTAKTNCVGQKKASTAQPKIMSADNTEEFGNEIWDENLGNQSNDLEHTCCGICRRGINAKLAILERKLNRIIHLYENKQEVQNEREVQVVDFSLLPNLPLTTVERIEAFNNQLDRADVRRQFIQKMSLVGGETVAKNFC; encoded by the exons ATGTCAGCGTCagatgataatattaataatattaatatacaggCATATGATAAGTATGCTTCAAAGAAGAGGCTTataaagaagagaaaattgtATGGCGATACAAGCAACGAAG atgaaCCAAAAAAGATGCGTCTTAAATTGCCCTCGAATTATATTCCACAAGTGGGAAGTGGATATGTTTCTGACTTGCAGCCTAAGATTAATAAAGCGATCACTAAACCAGGTTCATGCGAATCCAGTGACTTAAATCAGGCCGATGATACTCCAAATTCtgataatacttttgattCTAATTCACTGCTGGAAGATGATTCTTCACAAGAATTGTCAGATTTCTCTGACAATTCTTGTGAAGAAATACAATACAGTAACACAG aaACGCAGAAAGCAACAAACTGTGGTCATAAgcaaaaaagttacaaaactgtaaaag aaatacCGAAAACAGCAAAAACCAATTGTGTGGGACAGAAAAAAGCTTCAACAGCCCAGCCAAAAATAATGTCAGCTGACAATACAGAAGAATTTGGGAACGAAATTTGGGACGAAAATTTGGGAAACCAATCTAATGATTTAGAGCACACATGTTGtg GAATATGCCGGCGTGgtattaatgcaaaattagCTATACTGGAGCGTAAACTTAATCGAATTATTCatctttatgaaaataaacaagaagtacAAAATGAAAGAGAAGTGCAGGTGGtcgatttctctctcttaccAAATTTGCCCCTCACTACGGTGGAGAGAATTGAAGCGTTTAATAATCAACTGGATAGAGCTGATGTTCGGCGACAATTT atTCAGAAAATGTCACTAGTGGGTGGAGAAACAGTCgccaaaaatttttgttag